A region of the Leucobacter komagatae genome:
CACCCACGATCCAAACGCCAATTACCAGGAGTAGGGGGAGCAGGGGCGAGACAAGCAGCGACTGGAGCTGGTGGGCAGGAACGCTCATGAGCGATGGGATGGTTCGGCCGGCAACATCACCGGCGAGGGCTCGGTTCGGGTCGGTGAACCACGAGAGCTTCGCCTGAGAGAGTACCTCGCCGACCGTGCGGTAGAGGTCTGCTGCCAGGCTCGCGCCGGTGATGTACCCGCTTCGCGAGACCAACACGGTGACAGCGATCGCGACAGCCGCAGTGACCAGGACCCATGTTGGGCCCTGCTGCCTCACAATCGATGCTCCCAGCGTCGTGTATGCAGCTGCCTCGGCAAGGGCCACCAGCACCCAGCCGGCCGAGATCGCGACCACTTTTCGTTGTGCCACGGCGGGGAGGCCGGGGATGGATCGTTGAAGTGCGGGAGTCATGCGTTCTCTCCTATGGCTGTGCTGAGACCGGCGCCGAGGACGAGCCGCTCGTCGGCAAGTTGTGCGATGCGGGCGTCGTGGGTGACGAGCACGATGGCCCGATGCTCGTCGTGTGCGAGGCGCAGGAGCTCGTCGATGACGGCCGTGCCCGTGGCAGCGTCAAGCGCGCTCGTTGGCTCGTCGAGCAGGATCAGGGGTGAAGCGCTGAGGAACGCCCGCGCAATGTTTACCCGCTGCCGTTCTCCGCCTGACAGCGGGCCAGCGGGCGCGTCAGGGCTTGCGGTCAACTGGGCCCGTTTGAGCGCTCGCGTGCCCTGACCCTGCTGCGCGTCATGACGCCCAAGGCTCACATTTTCCGCGATCGTGCCGGGCAAAACGTCACTCCCCTGGGGGATGAGTAGCGGCAGCGCACGCTCGGTCGCTCCAAGAGGGTTCGTTCCGAAGCGGATCTCACCCCGATCCGGTGAGTCGAGGCCGGCAATCGCTCGGAGCAGGGTTGACTTTCCGCAGCCGCTTGGCCCGGTGATTGCGGTCACTCTTCCGCGAGTAAACGAGTGGGAGAAGCCCTCGACAATTGTCCGATCTCCAGCGCGTAGCGTGACGTCGACGAGCTCGGCGACTGCGCTCGAGCCGAGCGCTGCCGCAGGCTTCTCTGGGACCGTGGCCTCGTGGAATAGGCCGGTCACCCGGTGAGCCGCTTCTCGGCCCGTGCGGATGTAGTCAATGCCGTGTCCCAGACGCATCGCGGGTGTCACTATCGCAAGCCCGAACAGGAGCATTGCCGCGAGCGCCTCTGGATCCGCTGCATAGCCGATCGCGTACGCAATTGCGTAGGTCGCGACAGCCTGCATGAACGCGGTCGCTAGGGCGGAAAGCGTCGCAACCTTGCGGACGTAACTCACGAATCCATCGGTGAAGTTCCGTGTGGCAGTGGCGTAGCTCGCCGCCGCGCCGCTTGTCACGCCGAACACTCGACAGGTCTGCATGCCGTGTGAGTAGTCGTCGACCGCGGTGACAATCTCGCCCATGACGCGGGCGTTCCGGTCGCCGTGCCGGCGCGAGAGCCTCGGAACCACGAACAGAAAGTGCGCTGCGGCGAGGAGCCCCGGGATGAGTGCGAGGAGCGCCACTGGCCCGGCGACGCTCAGGAGCGCTGCGATCGTCGCGATGGGAACAACGGCAAGCGTTGCGATCTCGGAAGGGAGATGAGCGACCATGTGATGCAGCGCCGACACATCGTCTCCGATCAACCGCCGCAGGTCATTTCCGCTGTACCGTGAGAGGGTGCGGCTCGGCAGGGCGGCGATGTGGGTCGCGGTCTGGCGGCGAAGGCTCGCAGAGAACCTCGCCTCACCCTCGTGTGCCAGCCATGACGAGAGCGACGCACCGAGGGCACTCAGCACCCACAGCCCGCATACCATCGCAGTGAGCGGCGCGGAGGGGGAGCCCACGCTGCGGACGACGCACCACAGCGCCCCCACCATAGCGAGTCCGCTCGCGGCAGCGGCGACCACCGCGATGGCGAGCTGCCACGCGCCACGCGTCAGGGCAACAAAGACCGATGGTTCGCGCCTGATTCCTTCAGCGGCGCTAGCTGCAGTCATGACCTCACCGCCTCGAGCTCGGCGGGTGTATCTCTCACGCGGGCACGCCCAAGCGGGATAACCTGCGGTGTGCCAGCGACCGGGTCTGGGACCACCCTGCACGGCAGGTCGAACACGTGCTCAACGAGCTCTTCGGTGATGACGGCCGCTGGCGCCCCTTCCGCGACAATCGCCCCGTCTCGCATCGCGATGAGATGGGTCGCGTAGCGTGCGGCTTGGTTGAGATCGTGGAGTACCGCGACAAGCGTCCGGCCCGAGCGGTGAAGGTCAGTGAACAGTTCAAGGAGCTCGATCTGATGCGTGAGGTCGAGGTAGGTAGTGGGCTCGTCAAGAAGCAGCACGTCAGTCTCTTGGGCGAGTGCCATGGCAACCCACACCCGTTGACGCTGCCCGCCGGAGAGCTCATCAAGCAGCCGACCGGAGAGCTCGTGCACGCCGGTCGCGTTCATCGCCTCTGAGACCGCGGCTTCGTCGGACGGGCTCCACTGCCGAATGAGCTTTTGGTAGGGGAATCTCCCGCGGGCTACCAGGTCGGCGACCCGGATACCGTCGGGCGCAATCGAGGTCTGAGGGAGGAGCCCAAGGCGCCGGGCGACTTCCTTCGCGGGGTAACCGTGAATGTCTCGTCCATCGAGTATCACCTGCCCAGCTGCGGGGTTGAGCAGGCGCGATAGCCCACGTAGGAGCGTTGACTTTCCGCACGCGTTTGGGCCGATGATCACCGTAAACGAGCCATCAGGAATCGCGACGGTGAGGTCAGCGGCGATTGTGCGCTTGTCGTAGGCGAGCGCCAGGTGCTCAGCGCGCAACCGGTGCTCGGGGCGGGGCTCCGGGGTGCCGCTTGCGCGGCTGGGAATGGCCGTGTGTGTCATAGTGACTTTCTCGTTTCTCGGATGAGCAGCCAGATCAGGTAGAGGCCGCCAAGGCAGACCGTGATCAACCCGACGGGGATAGGCCGGTAGAGTTCAGCGATGAGTAGCGAAAGCGCGTGGGCGCAGGTGAGTAGGGCTGCTCCCATACAGGCGGCTCCGCCAACGGTGACTCCCGGTGTGCCGGCAAGGCGTCTGGCCAGTTGCGGGGCAGCGAGAGCGACGAACCCGATCGGGCCGGCTGCCGCGGTCACCAGCGCTGTCGCAGCGACGCCGGTGATGAGGAGTGCCGGGCGTGCGCGGTTGGCGTTCACGCCCTGAGAGAGCGCCGCATCGTCGCCGAGCTCAAGCTGCCTCAGCGAGGGGGCGAGTACCGCGATGAGACCGACGATGATGAGGCCCCCGATCGTAGCGGGGATCAGCCCCTCCCACCCGACTCTGCTCAGGGAACCGGCTGCCCAAAACCCCACGCTCATCGAATCGGTGATGTCTGCTCGGGTGACGAGGTAAATATTGACCGCCCCCAGCATTGCGGAGACCGCGATACCCACAATGATGAGCCTGAAGCCCTGTACGCCTCGCCGATAGGCCAGTAGGTACACGAGCGCAGCCGTGGCGAGCCCACCGATCAACGCGGCAGACGCGACGCCCCAGTAGTTCTTTGTGCCCAGCGTGAGTACGGCGATTGCGACCGCGGTGTAGGCCCCGGTGTCAAACCCAATAACGTCCGGCGACCCGAGCGGGTTGCGCGTGAGCGACTGAAAGACGGCGCCGCCGATGCCGAGGAGTAAGCCGAAGAGGAGCGCAGCGAGGGCGACGGGAAGACGCCACTCGATGACAATCATGCGCTGGAACTCGTCGCCCTGCCCGGCGAGGGCGGCCACCACTTCCGCAGGGCTGAAAGGGTAGTCACCGAAGCCGAGCGCGAGCACCGCAGCAACGAGAGCGATGGCAACGAGCGCGGCGTTGACCGCGACACTGCGAACACTCCAGCGAAGCGAGAGTCGCGTGCCGAGGCGAGTCTGACGCGAGCTGTAGCCGAAGTCGATGGGCGTTCTGCCTGGGGAGACACTCGCGCTCATAGTGTGGATGCCTTTCTGCGCCGCACGAGCGCGATGAGAACGGGGGCGCCGAGAACCGCGGTCATCACGCCGGCTTCGATCTCGCCGGGGCGCGCAACGACTCGTCCGAGAACGTCGGCGCCGAGCACGAGCACCGGAGAAGCGAGGGCTGTGAGAGCGATGATCCACCGCTGATCCGGTCCCGTGAACCAGCGAACGAGGTGCGGCACCGCGAGCCCGACGAACGCGATGCCTCCGGTGAGCGCGGTCGCGGCCCCTGCGAGGAGTGTGACGCTGACGAGCCCGATCGTGCGAGTCCGTGCGACGTTTGCCCCGAGCGACGCGGCCTGATCGTCTCCGAGCGCGACAGCGTTGAGCGACCCTGAGATGACAACAGCGAGCACCAAGCCCAGAAGAATCAGCGGCAACACAGTGAGTGTGTCTGAGACGGAGACCCGAGCGAGCGAGCCGAGGCTCCAATTTCGGAATGAGCGGAAGGTCTCCTCGTTGATGAGCTGGAGGAACGTCGCGAAGGCCGTGAGCACTGCCGCGAGCGCGACACCGGCGATGACGAGAGTAACTGGAGATGCGCTGCCGCGGCCAGAGGCGCCGATGAGGTACACAAGAACGGTGGCGAGGACCGCTCCGGCGAATGAAAACCAGACATACCCGGCAATCCCCGTCACCCCAAACACGGCGACGCCGACGGTGATCGCGAAGCCAGCCCCGGCATTCACGCCGAGAATTCCTGGGTCAGCGAGCGGGTTCCGGGTGATAGCTTGGATGAGCGCGCCGGCGACACCGAATGCCATGCCAGCGACGATCCCAACGAGCGTGCGCGGGGCGCGCAGCGTCCAGACGATTGAGGAGGCTTCGCTCCCGTCTGCGTCGAACACGGTTCGCCAAACCTCCGAGATCGGAACGGGGTTCGCGCCGTAGGTGATGCTCAGTACCAGCATGAGGCAGAGAGCCGCTATGAGGGCTGTGATTCCGAGCAGTCGCCGCTGCGTCGTGGCGCCCACGACACGTAGTGGGCGCGGTTCGTTCTCGGTGTGAACGGGGGAGATCATCTAGGTTCCTGGAAGTAGGGTCAAACTGGGCGCGGAGCCTCGGCGGCGCCGCGCCCGGCTTGGACGAGTTGCTAGAACTTCTCGGCGAGCAGCGGCACGAGCTGTTCGGCCGCCCACGCGTTTCCGATCGGCCCGCCGCTGGTGATAGCCCAGAGGAGATCACCGCCGTCGTCGGTCTTCGGGGGAAGCTGGATGAACCTGCCAGACTTCACCGCCCCGAGACTGGTGAACAGGTCGGTGCCGGTCACGCGCTCATCCATTTCCTCGAGGGTCGTAGCCTCGCTCTGCCCGAGCACCAGCACGTCTGCATCGATCTGTGAGATCAGCTCGTCGCTCACCGTCGTATCCTTCGCGAACGCGGCTGCGCCCGGGTTTGGCGCGAACCCAAGATCGGTGAGGAAGAGCTCAGGCGCTGCTCCGTTCTGCGAGAAGTACTGGAGCCCGGTCGCCGGGCCGTAGTAGATTGCCCACGTCGCCGTCTTGCCACTGAACTCTGGGTGTGCCTCTCGGATCCCTGAGAAGAGGGCTTCGTGCTCATCGATCACTGCCTCTGCTCTGTCACTCAGGTCGATGGCCTCGCCGAGGAGCCGGATCGACTCTTGCCAGGGGACGATGCGCTGATCGGAAGCTGGGCTGGTGAGGACGGGCGCGATTTTCGCGAGCCGATCGTAGATGTCTTCCACCCCTCCGAAGCCCGGCACCCAGCCCACCGTGACGATGAGATCTGGCTTAGCCGCGGCAACGGCCTCCATCGGCACGTCCTCGCCCCGCACGTATTCGTAGGTATTGAGGTCAGCCGCGCCGTGAGCGTCGAGGTATCCGCCCTCGGTAATCATGTTTGAGTTGAGCACGGGAGTTACCCCGAGTGACAGCAGGAGCTCGGTATCGATGCCGTTTGGCACGATCGCCGCGATCCGTGTTGGCCGCTCCTTGAGTACCGTCTCGCCGTAGGGCGTATCGAGGGTGAGCGGGTATGAGGTGGTTCCCTCGGCGGCGGGTACGAGCTCCGAAGCCTCGGCTGCGGCGCTGTCGTTCGAGCTGGAAGTAGCCGGCGCCGAGCACCCGGCGAGCAGGAGCAGCGCGGCGAGCGCCGACCCGACGAGGGCGGTTGAATGAGCGTTTCTTCGCAGGGGCATGATTGCCTTTCGTGAGTGGGTGAGTTGTGCGATTTCGAGACTGTGTGGGTGGCGACTGCACGAGACCCGAGGGGTCTTAGGTCGCGTCTGGTGCGTCAGGCACCGGGACGCCTGACTGCCCGCGTTTCCAGTAGCCGGTGAAACTGATCGCGGCGCGCGGTAACTCCCACGTCTCTACAAGGAAGCGTCGGATCTCGCGCACCTCCGCCTGCTCGCCAGCAACCCAGACCGCGAGGTTCTCGCGCGGCAGCGTCAACCCTTGGAGCGCTGTGAGCAGGGGGCTGCTAGAAGGGGCTGCGAGTGCGTCCGCATAGATCCAGCGAACACGTACCCCAGCGGGGGCCTGAAGTTCGTATCGGTACTCCTCGCCGGGCACGCTGAGCAGCACTTCGCCGGTTGCCCGATCGGGAAGCTCTTCGAGCAACCGTGCGACGGCCGGGATCGCGGTGTCGTCGCCGAGGACGAGGAGAGTATCGGCGTCGCTCGGAGGTTCGACGGTTTTGCCGGGCCCCACGACGTACATGACGTCTCCGACCGACACTGTCGACGCCCACGTCGAGGCAACGCCCGTGCCGTGCAACACGATATCGATGTCGAGCTCGCGGGTCGTGGGGTCAAACCGTCGGACCGTATAGGCGCGGGCGATCGGGCGGCGGCCGGGCGCAAACGTGACTCGCCCGTGCTCAATCTCAGGCAACACAGGGGTCAGTTCTCCCGGGTAGGGAAAGAGTAGCCTGATGTCGTCGTCGAAGCCCGGGCTCGAGAACGCCGGCGTGAGGTTCCCGGCCTGGTCTGTCTGGGTGTCAAGTGCTGCGCCTGTGAACGTGATGCGCCGCATCATCGGCGTGACCTCGGTGAGCCTGCTGACCCGGAGCGGTCGAACGCCAACGGGCATGAGCTGTACCGCTCGGGCGGATACGGGCAAAGCGTGTTCTCCCTCGGAGAGTTCCGGTCTGATCCGGGGCCGGTGCACCTCACCGGCCAATGAGCAAGGCTATTGTTGGAATCATCAGATGATTTATCCTGATGCGCAAAGATCACATACTGAGGAGGTGCGGTGTCGCAAGAAACGCACTGTGTGCTGCTCGAATCGAATGAATTCGCCGCGGCGGTCGCTGACAAGGTTTGCAACTCGCGCGAGCCTTCGCTCATCTGGGCCTATGCGGGGGAGGGGCACGTCGCCATCGGGGCTGACGTTTACGCGCTGAGCCAAGGCGACGCGATCTGGGTGCCGGCGGGCCTGGAGTACGACATTCGAAGCTCCCCGAACAGCGTGCTTATTCCAATCTTTCCGGCAGCCCGGCGGGCCCATGTTGCGCTCGCTGTGCCCACGCGAACGCACTTCACTGCTGACTGGAACGACTGGCTTGTCTATCAATTCGCAAGGAGTATCGGGTACCTGCGTGGCGCGGCCGCCGCTCAGGGGCTCGCGGGCATTGTCGTCGGTTCCCCGGGGTCAACTCCCGGAGGGACGCCGGTGCCGGCGCCATCGGTGCCGCTCCCGCCGCGCCCGAGCTCACCGGAGGCCTCACGTGTCGCGTTGCGCCTCATGCAGGATCCGGCCGACTCTGCTTCGGTCGCTGCACTTGCTTCGGGGGTGAGCGTCTCGGCGCGAACGCTGCAGGCGCAGTTTTCGAGCGAGACTGGTTTCTCAATATCGGAGTGGCGAACCCAAGTTCGTATCGCGGCAGCTGCGACGTATATCGATATTGGCCACGACATCGGGTGGACTGCACAGCAGGTTGGGTACGCCACTCCCGCAGGGTTTACCAAAGCCTTTCTCCGGCGGACAGGGGTCACCCCGAGCTCTTTTGCGCAGCGCCGAGGGCAACGTGTCGACCTGAGCGAGACAGGGATTGACTTGGCCCTGCCCGATGCGGTTGGGGAGACCCATGCCGATGCCGACAGGCGACGTGTTCCGCCCGTCGTGCCCTCGAGTAAGACATGGGACAGAGTGAGTGATTTCCACGTGCTCGTGTGGGTGTATCGAGGGTCAGCACGCGTGGAAATCGCGGGCGAACTGTTCAACCTGCGCGAAGGCGACGCCGCCTGGTTACCGGCTGGCCTCTCGAACAGCGTCAGTCTGCCTGCGGGGTCGATCCTGCTGCCCCTTGGGTCGCAGGGGGTGAACTACCGGGCCGACGCTCCGGATGTTCTGGTGCAGCGGTTCTCTGACGATGCTGGCCTATGTCTCATGCACACAATGGTGGCCAACTACTCGCGCCTTCGCCCCGCAGTCCACGACCCGCATGCGATCACGAGGGCGTTTGCTCAGCAGAGCGCGGTCACGGGCGTCTCCGCGGGGGCGCGTACCTCGTCCAAGGCCGCGCACGTTCGGGCGCTCGCGGCCGAACTGCATAGAGCCCCCGCCGATCGAAGAGGACTGAGCGAGTGGGCAGACCGCTTCGAGATCGAACCCGCTCAGCTGGCTTCGGCGATCATCTCGATCACGGGGATGGGATTCAGCCGGTGGCAGAGCCAGATTCGCATGACAATGGCCCGGCGCCGCCTTGAAGAGGGGCTGAGCGTCGCCCAGGTGGCGCAGGCGCTCGGGTACGCCCACGCATCCGGCTTCAGCCGGGTCTTCACGCGCAGACACGGGCTCTCTCCACGGGCCTATCAACGTGGCGGGTGGCAGCAGACCGCCGAGCCTCTGATCGTGCCGTGACCTTGCTCGGGCGCAGCCGGGTGTGGCCTGTGCCGCCTTGCTTTCTCGGCGCGCGCGGGGGAGGGTAACGTTATGGCTGATCCCTCTACGACGCCGTCTCGCGGCCGAAGTTCGCGCTGGCGCACGGCGCAGACTGTCCTTGCGGTGGTTCTCGGTGTCGTCGTGTTGGGGTACTGCGCGTCGCTGGTGTTTGTTGGTGTCTTTGCGGGCGCCTCGGTGCAGTGGGACCCGAATGACGCGACCGACCTTGAGCGGTGGACCTCGGCGCTCGCGTATGCCGCCGAGCTGACGCGGCGGAGAGCGCTCGAGGCGGCGTTGGTCATTGCGGTGCTTGCAGCTATGGCCGCGGTTGCTGCCGTGCTTCGGAGCAAGATCTGGTTGACCTTCGGAACTATAAGCGGTGCGATGCTGCTGACAACTGTGATTGCTCTGAACTTTACGTCGGAGAGCACGCTTTCCGCACTCGTCGAGCAGACGCACGAGCGCATCGGGCCGGTGCATCTCGTTCCAGAGTCGGGGGATTTGAAGGGGTCGGGCGTGCAGTCGTACACGAACGGCGTGGAGGACGCCGCCGGTGAAGCGTTTTCCGTCGACGATGCCGAACAAGAGATGGGTGTGCTTATCGAGGCGGCACTCGCTGGGCTCGATGGTCCCGCAACGACGAGCGTGCGCATGAGCGCTCCACCCCAAGAGTTGGACGCAGCGCACCCGCCGATCGAGAGGCGCAGCTGTGCCCCCGCCCAGGCTGAGTCGCTCGGGGAACAGCTCACGCTCGGCTTCACGATACCCAGCGATGATCATGGGCGTACGAAGCAGCGGGTGCTGGCGAGCTGGGCCGCAGCCGGGTACGCCGAAGTCGTCGAAGAAGGCAGACGCGACGAGTCCGTC
Encoded here:
- a CDS encoding ABC transporter ATP-binding protein, whose protein sequence is MTHTAIPSRASGTPEPRPEHRLRAEHLALAYDKRTIAADLTVAIPDGSFTVIIGPNACGKSTLLRGLSRLLNPAAGQVILDGRDIHGYPAKEVARRLGLLPQTSIAPDGIRVADLVARGRFPYQKLIRQWSPSDEAAVSEAMNATGVHELSGRLLDELSGGQRQRVWVAMALAQETDVLLLDEPTTYLDLTHQIELLELFTDLHRSGRTLVAVLHDLNQAARYATHLIAMRDGAIVAEGAPAAVITEELVEHVFDLPCRVVPDPVAGTPQVIPLGRARVRDTPAELEAVRS
- a CDS encoding ABC transporter substrate-binding protein — its product is MPLRRNAHSTALVGSALAALLLLAGCSAPATSSSNDSAAAEASELVPAAEGTTSYPLTLDTPYGETVLKERPTRIAAIVPNGIDTELLLSLGVTPVLNSNMITEGGYLDAHGAADLNTYEYVRGEDVPMEAVAAAKPDLIVTVGWVPGFGGVEDIYDRLAKIAPVLTSPASDQRIVPWQESIRLLGEAIDLSDRAEAVIDEHEALFSGIREAHPEFSGKTATWAIYYGPATGLQYFSQNGAAPELFLTDLGFAPNPGAAAFAKDTTVSDELISQIDADVLVLGQSEATTLEEMDERVTGTDLFTSLGAVKSGRFIQLPPKTDDGGDLLWAITSGGPIGNAWAAEQLVPLLAEKF
- a CDS encoding ATP-binding cassette domain-containing protein is translated as MTAASAAEGIRREPSVFVALTRGAWQLAIAVVAAAASGLAMVGALWCVVRSVGSPSAPLTAMVCGLWVLSALGASLSSWLAHEGEARFSASLRRQTATHIAALPSRTLSRYSGNDLRRLIGDDVSALHHMVAHLPSEIATLAVVPIATIAALLSVAGPVALLALIPGLLAAAHFLFVVPRLSRRHGDRNARVMGEIVTAVDDYSHGMQTCRVFGVTSGAAASYATATRNFTDGFVSYVRKVATLSALATAFMQAVATYAIAYAIGYAADPEALAAMLLFGLAIVTPAMRLGHGIDYIRTGREAAHRVTGLFHEATVPEKPAAALGSSAVAELVDVTLRAGDRTIVEGFSHSFTRGRVTAITGPSGCGKSTLLRAIAGLDSPDRGEIRFGTNPLGATERALPLLIPQGSDVLPGTIAENVSLGRHDAQQGQGTRALKRAQLTASPDAPAGPLSGGERQRVNIARAFLSASPLILLDEPTSALDAATGTAVIDELLRLAHDEHRAIVLVTHDARIAQLADERLVLGAGLSTAIGENA
- a CDS encoding helix-turn-helix domain-containing protein, translating into MSQETHCVLLESNEFAAAVADKVCNSREPSLIWAYAGEGHVAIGADVYALSQGDAIWVPAGLEYDIRSSPNSVLIPIFPAARRAHVALAVPTRTHFTADWNDWLVYQFARSIGYLRGAAAAQGLAGIVVGSPGSTPGGTPVPAPSVPLPPRPSSPEASRVALRLMQDPADSASVAALASGVSVSARTLQAQFSSETGFSISEWRTQVRIAAAATYIDIGHDIGWTAQQVGYATPAGFTKAFLRRTGVTPSSFAQRRGQRVDLSETGIDLALPDAVGETHADADRRRVPPVVPSSKTWDRVSDFHVLVWVYRGSARVEIAGELFNLREGDAAWLPAGLSNSVSLPAGSILLPLGSQGVNYRADAPDVLVQRFSDDAGLCLMHTMVANYSRLRPAVHDPHAITRAFAQQSAVTGVSAGARTSSKAAHVRALAAELHRAPADRRGLSEWADRFEIEPAQLASAIISITGMGFSRWQSQIRMTMARRRLEEGLSVAQVAQALGYAHASGFSRVFTRRHGLSPRAYQRGGWQQTAEPLIVP
- a CDS encoding siderophore-interacting protein yields the protein MPVSARAVQLMPVGVRPLRVSRLTEVTPMMRRITFTGAALDTQTDQAGNLTPAFSSPGFDDDIRLLFPYPGELTPVLPEIEHGRVTFAPGRRPIARAYTVRRFDPTTRELDIDIVLHGTGVASTWASTVSVGDVMYVVGPGKTVEPPSDADTLLVLGDDTAIPAVARLLEELPDRATGEVLLSVPGEEYRYELQAPAGVRVRWIYADALAAPSSSPLLTALQGLTLPRENLAVWVAGEQAEVREIRRFLVETWELPRAAISFTGYWKRGQSGVPVPDAPDAT
- a CDS encoding FecCD family ABC transporter permease; translated protein: MISPVHTENEPRPLRVVGATTQRRLLGITALIAALCLMLVLSITYGANPVPISEVWRTVFDADGSEASSIVWTLRAPRTLVGIVAGMAFGVAGALIQAITRNPLADPGILGVNAGAGFAITVGVAVFGVTGIAGYVWFSFAGAVLATVLVYLIGASGRGSASPVTLVIAGVALAAVLTAFATFLQLINEETFRSFRNWSLGSLARVSVSDTLTVLPLILLGLVLAVVISGSLNAVALGDDQAASLGANVARTRTIGLVSVTLLAGAATALTGGIAFVGLAVPHLVRWFTGPDQRWIIALTALASPVLVLGADVLGRVVARPGEIEAGVMTAVLGAPVLIALVRRRKASTL
- a CDS encoding FecCD family ABC transporter permease, whose product is MSASVSPGRTPIDFGYSSRQTRLGTRLSLRWSVRSVAVNAALVAIALVAAVLALGFGDYPFSPAEVVAALAGQGDEFQRMIVIEWRLPVALAALLFGLLLGIGGAVFQSLTRNPLGSPDVIGFDTGAYTAVAIAVLTLGTKNYWGVASAALIGGLATAALVYLLAYRRGVQGFRLIIVGIAVSAMLGAVNIYLVTRADITDSMSVGFWAAGSLSRVGWEGLIPATIGGLIIVGLIAVLAPSLRQLELGDDAALSQGVNANRARPALLITGVAATALVTAAAGPIGFVALAAPQLARRLAGTPGVTVGGAACMGAALLTCAHALSLLIAELYRPIPVGLITVCLGGLYLIWLLIRETRKSL